From Amphiprion ocellaris isolate individual 3 ecotype Okinawa chromosome 10, ASM2253959v1, whole genome shotgun sequence, one genomic window encodes:
- the LOC111567473 gene encoding transcription factor AP-2-epsilon-like, producing MLLATKEICKEFVDLMSQDRSPLGGSRPTPCLEPGVQGSLTHFSLLTHGFGTPAICAALSAFQSYLMEAIKMLDKGEGGKSHHDKEMKHRK from the exons ATGCTGCTGGCCACCAA GGAGATCTGTAAGGAGTTCGTGGACCTGATGTCCCAGGATCGCTCTCCTCTGGGGGGCAGCCGGCCGACCCCCTGCCTGGAGCCGGGCGTCCAGGGCAGCCTCACCCACTTCAGCCTCCTCACCCACGGCTTCGGGACGCCGGCCATCTGTGCAGCACTGTCCGCCTTCCAGAGCTACCTGATGGAGGCCATCAAGATGCTGGACAAAGGAGAAGGAGGGAAGAGCCACCACGACAAGGAGATGAAGCACCGCAAGTAG